Proteins encoded within one genomic window of Synechococcus sp. PCC 7335:
- a CDS encoding SulP family inorganic anion transporter → MQLARRLQIDNLFNNVRGDLFGGLTAAIVALPLALAFGVASGAGATAGLYGAVFTGFFAALFGGTPSQVTGPTGPMTVVMATVFTKLIAANPENGFAMAFTAVILSGLFQILFGVLRLGQFITLMPYTVISGFMSGIGAIIIALQIAPLIGYPAQSGVVTALQQLPQALANPNPVATGLGLLTLVIVFGWRGKLGRIVPSPLVALIVCTSLAVLMFPTSDIPRIGDIPQGFPTLQWPRLSFNQLEDIVGYGLMLAILGAIDSLLTSLVADNITHTRHDSEQELIGQGIGNLMSGLFGGLPGAGATMRTVINVQAGGRSPLSGMFHALVLLCIVLWAGGITSQIPHAVLAGILIKVGIKIIDWGFLWRVAQVSMRAALVTYGVLFLTVFVDLITAVVAGAFVANMLTIHRLSHIQSKQVRAITHPDEDPQVMLTPDERQMLERASDRILLIQMSGPMSFGAARTIAHYMSKNYDVLILDFSQVPLLGVTASFNIDSEIRAAQSRHRGKIFIVGAKGQVIERLRRFRLQAVLPEQNFTPTCHQALQSALRLLNMERPEPIKLVPSSLSLDRY, encoded by the coding sequence GTGCAACTAGCTCGTCGTTTACAGATCGACAACCTCTTTAACAATGTACGAGGAGACCTGTTCGGAGGGCTAACCGCTGCAATTGTAGCGCTCCCGCTGGCGTTGGCTTTTGGCGTAGCCTCGGGAGCAGGCGCTACCGCAGGGCTTTATGGGGCTGTGTTCACCGGTTTTTTTGCGGCGCTATTCGGCGGCACCCCTTCTCAGGTAACTGGCCCAACAGGGCCGATGACTGTAGTGATGGCAACTGTCTTCACTAAGCTAATTGCGGCAAACCCTGAGAATGGTTTCGCTATGGCCTTCACTGCGGTGATACTAAGTGGTCTCTTCCAAATCTTGTTCGGGGTATTACGGCTAGGACAGTTCATTACCCTAATGCCCTACACTGTCATCTCTGGCTTCATGTCTGGGATTGGAGCGATCATCATCGCGCTACAGATCGCACCCCTGATTGGATATCCAGCGCAGAGTGGCGTGGTTACTGCGCTGCAGCAACTCCCTCAGGCCTTAGCTAATCCCAATCCCGTCGCTACTGGTCTAGGGCTATTAACCCTTGTCATCGTATTCGGCTGGCGCGGCAAACTAGGGCGCATCGTGCCCTCACCACTGGTCGCACTGATTGTCTGCACTAGCTTAGCGGTGCTCATGTTTCCTACCAGCGATATTCCTCGTATTGGAGATATTCCACAGGGATTTCCCACTTTGCAGTGGCCACGGCTAAGCTTCAACCAGCTTGAGGATATCGTTGGCTATGGACTAATGCTGGCAATTCTAGGCGCAATTGACTCCCTATTGACTTCTCTAGTCGCCGACAATATTACCCACACTCGCCACGACTCTGAACAAGAGCTCATCGGTCAGGGTATTGGCAATTTGATGTCTGGACTCTTTGGAGGATTACCAGGCGCAGGGGCAACAATGCGGACGGTAATCAACGTGCAAGCTGGGGGGCGATCGCCGCTATCTGGAATGTTCCATGCCTTAGTCCTGCTGTGCATTGTGCTGTGGGCCGGTGGCATAACTTCTCAAATTCCGCATGCAGTTTTAGCTGGAATCTTAATCAAAGTAGGGATCAAGATTATCGACTGGGGATTTTTGTGGCGAGTAGCTCAAGTTTCTATGCGAGCTGCCTTGGTCACCTACGGCGTACTGTTCCTGACAGTCTTTGTAGACTTGATTACAGCGGTGGTAGCCGGTGCCTTTGTCGCCAATATGCTAACGATTCATCGGCTTAGTCATATTCAATCTAAACAGGTCCGAGCAATTACCCATCCTGATGAAGATCCCCAGGTAATGCTGACCCCGGACGAACGACAGATGCTTGAACGAGCGAGCGATCGCATTCTTTTGATCCAGATGAGTGGCCCTATGAGCTTTGGCGCCGCCAGAACCATCGCTCACTACATGAGTAAAAACTACGATGTTTTGATTCTAGATTTTAGCCAGGTGCCATTGCTAGGCGTGACAGCTTCTTTCAATATCGACTCTGAAATCAGAGCAGCTCAGAGTCGACATCGAGGGAAAATCTTTATCGTAGGTGCAAAAGGTCAAGTCATTGAGCGACTGCGGCGATTTAGACTACAAGCTGTTCTACCGGAGCAGAACTTTACGCCAACCTGTCATCAGGCCCTTCAAAGCGCCTTGAGACTGCTTAATATGGAGAGGCCAGAGCCGATCAAGCTAGTCCCGTCATCGCTTTCTCTAGACAGGTATTAG
- a CDS encoding response regulator has product MRILLIEDDEVLTSALVESLQQQRYTVDTADDGRFGLEYAESASYDLLLVDVGLPRLDGISLCRELRDRNYTTPILLMTAKDAADEKIRGLDAGADDYLTKPLDINELHARLRALLRRGEVSPTSILEMGQLHLDPVSCEVTYADAPLKLTPKEYSLLELFLRNPSRVFSRSHIIEHLWTFDDPPLEDSVKAHVKGLRRRLKQAGADGWIENVYGMGYKLSPKIDYEAIAAQKNLDSPAISEDKADKVKAEVAKTQTTERASEPTESAVEQQFQQAMAALWQQHHDTLRDRLSLLQQAEAALRQNTLTDILQQSAAQAAHKLAGVLGMFGSERGTQIARSLEDLLSHPEGLSSGLATITTDSRLTPQTLSSLVTQLTDILASTEQSLQSTHSPFPSSSSRPTLLAVDDDPILLGTLSPLLEPWGFSITTLADSTKFWQTLTKVDPDLLILDIEMPGPDGIELCHAVRNDPRDGGHWQSLPILFLTARENAAAEVFAAGADDYVVKPIVGPELITRINNRLERARLLKRLSSRDAQTGLVNQVQSQQDFQSLIRQGRVFTFVLLRVVNLAQINLAYGHSAGHHVLKAWGNAIAAHLSGAIASYWGNGEFVVGLPEITGPEVENKLAPLLKTFRQQVFTASEVADTKTTLPDSNNRFQPLYAVGTATFPEQNTSLHDMYQTAYANLK; this is encoded by the coding sequence ATGCGTATTCTCTTGATTGAAGACGACGAAGTTTTGACCAGTGCTTTAGTAGAATCGCTTCAACAGCAGCGCTACACTGTAGATACAGCGGACGATGGTCGCTTTGGGCTGGAGTACGCTGAAAGTGCTAGCTACGATTTGCTGTTAGTGGATGTAGGGCTACCTCGGCTAGACGGGATTAGTCTGTGCCGGGAACTGCGCGATCGCAACTACACTACGCCGATCTTACTCATGACCGCTAAAGACGCTGCCGACGAAAAGATTCGCGGTCTGGACGCTGGTGCTGATGACTATTTGACCAAACCCTTAGACATCAATGAGCTGCATGCTCGTTTACGTGCTTTACTGCGCCGAGGTGAGGTCTCTCCTACTTCGATACTGGAGATGGGCCAACTACACCTTGATCCCGTGAGTTGCGAAGTTACCTATGCCGATGCGCCGCTAAAGCTGACGCCAAAGGAGTACAGCTTATTGGAGCTATTTTTGCGTAATCCAAGTCGCGTCTTTAGCCGGAGCCACATTATTGAACATCTTTGGACGTTTGATGATCCGCCGTTAGAAGACAGTGTGAAAGCCCACGTCAAAGGCCTACGACGACGGCTAAAGCAAGCAGGTGCTGATGGCTGGATCGAGAATGTGTATGGTATGGGCTATAAGCTGAGCCCTAAGATTGACTATGAGGCGATCGCCGCTCAGAAAAATCTCGATTCTCCTGCTATATCTGAAGACAAGGCTGATAAAGTCAAGGCTGAAGTAGCTAAGACCCAAACAACTGAACGTGCATCTGAGCCAACTGAATCAGCTGTAGAACAACAATTTCAGCAGGCAATGGCAGCACTATGGCAGCAGCATCATGATACTCTACGCGATCGCCTGAGCCTGCTACAGCAAGCAGAAGCTGCGCTTAGGCAAAACACCCTTACTGATATCCTCCAACAGTCTGCGGCTCAAGCAGCCCATAAACTTGCTGGCGTACTTGGGATGTTTGGTTCTGAGCGAGGTACGCAAATTGCTAGATCTTTGGAAGATCTCCTTTCACATCCAGAAGGTCTATCAAGCGGTCTCGCAACTATCACTACAGATTCTCGGCTCACACCTCAAACGCTCTCTTCTTTAGTTACTCAACTAACTGATATCCTGGCTAGTACAGAACAATCTCTACAGAGCACGCACTCACCTTTCCCATCATCTTCCTCTAGGCCCACTCTGCTTGCAGTAGACGACGATCCTATTCTCCTGGGCACCTTATCTCCTCTACTTGAACCCTGGGGTTTTTCTATTACTACCTTGGCCGACTCTACCAAGTTCTGGCAAACTTTGACTAAGGTAGATCCGGACCTATTAATTCTCGATATTGAAATGCCTGGTCCTGATGGCATTGAGCTTTGCCATGCGGTGCGAAATGATCCTCGTGATGGTGGCCATTGGCAAAGCCTACCTATTCTTTTTCTCACAGCTAGAGAGAATGCGGCGGCTGAAGTTTTCGCTGCTGGAGCGGATGATTATGTTGTCAAGCCGATTGTCGGCCCAGAGCTGATTACTCGTATCAACAATCGATTAGAGCGTGCCCGATTGCTAAAGAGGCTATCTAGTCGCGATGCGCAAACTGGATTAGTCAATCAGGTTCAGTCTCAGCAGGACTTTCAAAGCTTGATCAGACAAGGGCGAGTGTTTACCTTTGTGTTGCTGCGGGTGGTGAATCTAGCGCAAATCAATCTAGCCTATGGGCATAGCGCCGGACATCATGTGCTAAAAGCTTGGGGCAATGCAATCGCTGCTCACTTGTCGGGGGCGATCGCCAGCTATTGGGGGAACGGAGAGTTTGTTGTCGGCCTACCTGAGATTACGGGTCCTGAAGTAGAAAATAAGCTAGCACCACTGCTAAAGACCTTTCGCCAACAGGTGTTTACGGCCTCTGAAGTCGCCGATACAAAGACTACGCTACCAGATTCAAACAATCGGTTTCAGCCCCTGTATGCGGTTGGTACTGCGACTTTTCCAGAGCAGAACACAAGCTTACATGATATGTACCAAACAGCTTATGCCAACTTGAAATAG
- a CDS encoding heme-copper oxidase subunit III gives MSTTSMDSTLNTKSAALESHEEEHEDHRLFGFVVFLLSESVIFFSFFVGYIVFKTNAGDWLPTGFEGLEVREPLINTAVLVSSSFVIYFAERFLHKDNLWGFRIFWLLTMAMGSFFLYGQAVEWMGLPFGFTSGVFGGMFYLLTGFHGLHVFTGVLLQGIMLGRSFIPNNYEEGEFGVEATSWFWHFVDVIWILLFILIYVWQ, from the coding sequence ATGAGTACAACTAGCATGGATTCAACCTTGAATACAAAGTCAGCCGCTCTAGAGAGCCATGAAGAAGAACACGAAGACCATCGTTTATTTGGTTTTGTTGTTTTCTTACTGTCAGAAAGCGTTATCTTCTTCAGCTTTTTCGTTGGCTACATCGTCTTTAAAACCAATGCCGGTGACTGGCTACCTACGGGGTTTGAAGGACTAGAGGTTCGTGAGCCGCTAATCAATACAGCTGTGCTAGTTTCTAGTAGCTTTGTCATCTACTTTGCTGAGCGCTTTCTACACAAAGACAACCTCTGGGGCTTTCGCATCTTCTGGCTGCTGACGATGGCGATGGGTAGCTTTTTCCTCTATGGCCAAGCTGTAGAGTGGATGGGTCTGCCGTTTGGCTTTACCTCGGGTGTATTCGGTGGCATGTTCTACCTACTCACTGGCTTTCACGGACTACATGTTTTTACAGGCGTATTGCTTCAAGGCATCATGCTGGGCCGCTCTTTTATCCCTAACAATTACGAAGAAGGAGAGTTTGGCGTAGAAGCGACATCGTGGTTCTGGCACTTTGTCGATGTGATTTGGATTTTGTTGTTTATTTTGATTTACGTCTGGCAGTAG
- the ctaD gene encoding cytochrome c oxidase subunit I — MSNVSLEARPSEQQTPTPEPGAPNNWRRFFSFSTDHKVIGIQYIVTAFIFFLFGGLLAMIMRGELITPPADLVDRTVYNGLFTMHGTIMLFMWTFPMLNGLANYLVPLMIGARDMAFPRLNAAAFWLVPVFGVILTASFFIPGGPSQSGWWAYPPVSLQNPTGNLINGQALWLLAVALSGVSSIMGAVNIVTTIIRMRAPGMGWFQMPAFCWTVFSAQMIQLIGLPALTAGAVMLLLDLTVGTSFFDPTKGGDPVLYQHFFWFYSHPAVYVIILPIFGVFSEVFPVYARKPLFGYRVVAISSVLITILSLIVWVHHMFASGTPGWMRMLFMFTTMAISVPTGIKVFAWVATVWGGKLRLTSAMLFALGGLTTFLFAGITGIMLSSAPFDIHVNNTYFVVGHFHYVINGAVVMGFYAAIYHWFPKMTGRMYYEGLGKLHFALTFIGINLIFLPMHPLGLMGMPRRVASYDPEFASLNVIASLGGFLLGVSTLPFILNMLSSWTQGDKAGDNPWRAIGLEWLVSSPPPHENFEEIPIIVSPPYGYGSDEPLVSNNPGGTSGEESKRTPIANLAGETNS; from the coding sequence ATGAGTAACGTATCACTGGAGGCTAGGCCATCAGAGCAACAAACCCCCACCCCCGAACCAGGCGCCCCGAACAACTGGCGTAGATTCTTTAGCTTCAGCACCGATCACAAAGTCATCGGTATTCAGTACATTGTTACCGCCTTCATTTTCTTTCTGTTTGGCGGTCTGCTAGCAATGATCATGCGCGGCGAGCTAATCACTCCCCCAGCTGACTTGGTCGATCGCACCGTCTACAACGGACTCTTCACCATGCACGGCACGATCATGCTGTTCATGTGGACCTTCCCGATGCTGAACGGGCTGGCCAACTATCTTGTGCCGCTGATGATTGGTGCTAGAGATATGGCCTTTCCCCGGTTGAATGCCGCTGCTTTTTGGCTAGTGCCCGTTTTTGGCGTGATCTTGACCGCCAGCTTCTTCATTCCTGGTGGCCCTTCTCAGTCTGGCTGGTGGGCCTATCCGCCTGTCAGCCTGCAGAATCCTACTGGCAATTTGATCAACGGTCAGGCGCTATGGCTATTGGCCGTCGCTCTCTCAGGCGTCTCTTCGATTATGGGGGCAGTCAATATCGTCACCACCATCATTAGAATGCGCGCACCGGGTATGGGATGGTTTCAGATGCCAGCTTTTTGCTGGACGGTCTTCTCCGCTCAGATGATTCAGTTAATTGGACTGCCCGCGCTCACCGCAGGTGCAGTCATGCTGCTGCTCGATCTGACCGTAGGCACTAGCTTCTTCGATCCAACCAAGGGCGGCGACCCGGTTCTATACCAGCACTTTTTCTGGTTCTACTCTCACCCGGCCGTCTATGTAATCATTTTGCCCATCTTTGGCGTATTTTCAGAAGTCTTTCCAGTCTATGCCCGTAAGCCACTCTTTGGGTATCGAGTCGTCGCTATCTCTTCTGTGCTGATTACCATACTGAGTCTGATCGTCTGGGTTCACCACATGTTTGCTAGCGGTACGCCTGGTTGGATGCGGATGTTATTCATGTTTACAACCATGGCAATCTCTGTGCCTACGGGGATCAAGGTATTTGCCTGGGTAGCAACGGTGTGGGGCGGCAAGCTGCGACTCACTAGCGCCATGCTTTTCGCCCTAGGTGGTCTGACGACGTTCTTATTTGCGGGCATCACTGGCATCATGCTCTCTTCAGCGCCGTTTGATATTCATGTCAACAACACCTACTTTGTCGTCGGGCACTTTCACTACGTCATCAACGGCGCGGTGGTGATGGGCTTCTATGCAGCAATCTATCACTGGTTCCCTAAGATGACCGGACGGATGTATTACGAGGGTTTAGGCAAGCTACATTTTGCGCTCACCTTCATTGGCATCAACTTGATCTTTCTTCCCATGCATCCGCTCGGCCTGATGGGAATGCCAAGACGCGTAGCTTCTTACGATCCTGAGTTTGCCTCTTTGAATGTAATTGCGAGCCTAGGTGGATTTCTGCTGGGGGTTTCGACGTTGCCCTTTATTCTCAATATGCTCAGTTCCTGGACCCAAGGCGATAAGGCCGGAGACAATCCCTGGCGGGCAATTGGGCTAGAGTGGCTAGTCTCTTCGCCGCCACCACATGAGAACTTTGAAGAGATTCCCATAATTGTCTCTCCACCATACGGTTATGGCAGCGATGAACCGCTAGTGTCGAATAATCCTGGAGGCACCTCTGGCGAAGAATCTAAAAGAACGCCCATTGCGAATCTAGCAGGGGAAACCAACTCATGA
- a CDS encoding cytochrome c oxidase subunit II, with the protein MNTNDGTSQTPEPRTRNLGRVLNRRRILGLASLAAGNFAISVWMGQEAYKWLPPQASSEAVLVDKLFSFMTAVGTFIFIGVVGTLLYSMIFQRAAKYDNSDGPPIEGNVKLEVIWTAVPIMLIIWIGTVSYKTYDQMSILGTIAPKVMATVDTVPGEPRKPVPGDISPTDNPAPIEVHSRQWSWEFYYPDQNVSSTELHLPLNQRARFKLTSDDVLHGFYVPAFRVKQDIVPGKEIDFALTPIRAGRYRLRDSEYSGTYFASNQTNVVVESEEEYQQWLGAIAQNPPQAAENIAYEEFSQAEQGTISLGWATVKPAPAPIVNHTSSEKDPYE; encoded by the coding sequence GTGAATACTAACGACGGAACTAGCCAAACCCCTGAACCTAGAACGAGAAACTTAGGGAGAGTCCTAAATCGCCGTCGGATCCTAGGGCTCGCTAGCTTAGCGGCAGGTAACTTTGCCATTAGCGTCTGGATGGGTCAAGAGGCTTACAAATGGCTGCCGCCACAGGCTTCCTCAGAAGCGGTGCTAGTTGATAAGCTATTTAGCTTTATGACGGCAGTTGGCACTTTCATTTTTATTGGCGTTGTCGGTACGCTGCTCTATTCAATGATTTTTCAGCGAGCGGCCAAATACGACAACAGTGACGGTCCGCCAATCGAGGGCAACGTCAAGCTAGAGGTGATTTGGACTGCGGTTCCGATCATGCTGATTATTTGGATTGGCACGGTCAGCTACAAGACTTATGACCAAATGAGCATCCTGGGCACTATTGCCCCAAAGGTAATGGCAACCGTAGATACCGTGCCCGGAGAACCAAGAAAGCCCGTGCCCGGAGATATCTCGCCCACTGATAATCCTGCGCCGATTGAAGTTCATTCTCGCCAATGGTCTTGGGAGTTTTACTATCCCGATCAAAATGTCAGTAGCACCGAGCTACACTTACCGCTTAACCAAAGGGCTAGGTTTAAGCTCACCTCAGATGATGTACTACATGGCTTCTACGTTCCTGCCTTTCGAGTAAAGCAAGATATCGTTCCTGGTAAAGAAATTGACTTTGCCCTGACGCCGATTCGAGCAGGTCGCTATCGACTGCGCGACTCCGAATATAGCGGTACTTATTTTGCCTCGAACCAAACTAATGTGGTGGTGGAATCAGAAGAAGAGTATCAGCAGTGGCTAGGTGCGATCGCTCAGAATCCGCCGCAAGCCGCTGAGAATATTGCCTACGAAGAATTTTCACAGGCCGAACAAGGCACCATCAGCCTCGGTTGGGCCACCGTCAAACCCGCGCCCGCGCCCATCGTCAACCACACCAGTTCAGAGAAGGATCCCTATGAGTAA
- a CDS encoding acetamidase/formamidase family protein, translating into MNWNLSRRWVYGLLGLGIAFAFSLSSLFSDYSLLGEGKVFAATPQKHLLPANADTVHWGYFSQSLSPKLTVDSGDIISVETLTHHANDDAARMVEGDAGAQSVFAWSSEAKGVDRRGAGPMDAEVGAGAGYGVHILTGPIYVNEAEPGDVLEVQILDVALRPSANPEHEGKTFGSNAAAWWGYHYQDLIEDPKPREVITIYEMDTTSEEDWANALYSYRWTPQIDPDGVVHETIDYPGVPVDHSTIDPNFDVLEGVRIPVRTHFGTIGLAPRTADLVNSIPPSYFGGNIDNWRIGKGATMYYPVAVEGGLLSLGDPHAAQGDSELAGTAIETSLTGTIRVVVHKQADLGGTILDELDYPLLETDSEYVVHGFSYADYLTELGENAQSAIFENSSVDGAMRDAFRKMRHFLMTTQGLSEDEAISLMSVAVDFGVTQVVDGNWGVHGVINKRVLPTS; encoded by the coding sequence ATGAACTGGAATTTATCGCGGCGTTGGGTATATGGACTGCTAGGTCTAGGAATAGCGTTTGCCTTTAGTCTTAGTAGTTTGTTCTCTGACTACAGCCTCTTGGGTGAGGGGAAAGTATTTGCAGCAACGCCTCAAAAACATCTTCTGCCCGCTAACGCAGACACAGTTCACTGGGGCTACTTTAGTCAATCGTTATCACCCAAGCTCACTGTAGATTCCGGCGACATTATCAGCGTAGAAACTTTGACACATCATGCCAATGATGACGCTGCTCGTATGGTAGAAGGTGATGCAGGCGCGCAAAGTGTGTTCGCTTGGAGTTCAGAGGCTAAGGGCGTCGATCGACGGGGAGCAGGCCCGATGGACGCTGAGGTAGGAGCAGGTGCGGGCTATGGTGTGCACATCCTGACTGGCCCCATCTACGTCAATGAAGCTGAACCAGGAGATGTCTTAGAGGTACAAATTCTAGACGTAGCCCTTCGGCCTAGCGCTAATCCCGAGCACGAAGGAAAAACTTTTGGTAGTAATGCAGCAGCTTGGTGGGGATATCACTATCAAGATCTAATCGAAGATCCTAAACCGCGTGAGGTCATTACTATCTACGAAATGGACACGACCAGCGAGGAAGACTGGGCAAACGCACTATATAGCTATCGCTGGACCCCACAGATCGATCCTGACGGCGTTGTTCATGAAACAATCGACTACCCAGGGGTGCCGGTAGATCACAGCACCATTGACCCTAACTTCGATGTGCTAGAAGGTGTGAGGATTCCGGTTCGCACCCACTTTGGCACGATCGGCCTAGCACCTAGAACTGCTGACCTGGTTAATTCTATTCCTCCTAGCTATTTTGGTGGCAACATCGACAACTGGCGAATTGGCAAGGGTGCCACCATGTATTACCCGGTGGCGGTCGAAGGTGGATTGCTGTCATTAGGCGATCCCCACGCAGCGCAAGGTGACTCAGAGCTAGCAGGAACAGCGATAGAGACTTCTTTGACTGGCACGATTAGAGTTGTTGTTCATAAGCAAGCGGATTTAGGCGGAACAATTCTTGATGAACTCGACTATCCTCTCCTAGAAACCGACAGTGAGTATGTAGTACATGGCTTTAGCTATGCTGACTATCTCACCGAACTAGGAGAAAATGCTCAGTCTGCTATCTTTGAGAACTCTTCTGTAGACGGTGCAATGCGCGATGCCTTTCGCAAGATGCGTCACTTTTTGATGACAACACAGGGTTTGTCTGAGGACGAGGCAATTTCGCTCATGTCAGTAGCAGTAGACTTTGGCGTTACGCAAGTAGTGGATGGTAACTGGGGAGTACACGGCGTGATTAATAAGCGGGTGCTGCCTACCTCATAG
- a CDS encoding GMC oxidoreductase: MIIDDQHYDIIIVGTGAGGGTLAQKLAPTGKQILILERGDRMALEEQNRADVDVFQKGRYRSPEQWYDHEGEPFSPQMNYAVGGNTKIYNATLMRMREQDFEAVPYQDGIAPEWPIKYVDWEPYYTEAEHLYHVHGDQQADPTEPKHSKAYPYPAVEHPSIISPSVELLKGEGLSPTSLPISLTGQKDDPTGDSEVFGIDLAIKHDNVTLKTSARVVSLHTNPTGTEVKAVEVEIGDHSILFRADIVVLACGAVNSAAIMLDSANDKHPHGLANSSDQLGRNLMKHLMTVIVERDSVKNDGTFMPSVSVNDFYWSDLRDFDYPLGHIENSGGLLQDLIFAESPPLLSVLARFLPDAGLNRLAKRSIGWWAQTSVLPDPNNRVYWQTLSRYGRPKKKLRYEFTPNNLEAHDRLVYRWMGVLKDLENTGQGLRQSTVYPRGETPVQVTGYQCGTARMGTDPATSVLDLNCRTHEIDNLYVVDSSFFPSCASVSPALTVMANALRVGEHLTERMK, translated from the coding sequence ATGATTATCGACGATCAACATTACGACATCATTATCGTAGGGACTGGCGCAGGAGGTGGGACGCTAGCTCAAAAGCTAGCACCGACCGGTAAGCAGATTTTGATTCTAGAGCGGGGCGATCGCATGGCCCTAGAAGAACAAAACCGAGCTGACGTAGACGTCTTTCAAAAAGGCCGATATCGCTCACCAGAACAATGGTACGACCACGAAGGCGAACCCTTTTCACCCCAAATGAACTACGCAGTCGGTGGCAATACCAAAATCTACAATGCCACCCTGATGCGGATGCGCGAACAAGACTTTGAAGCTGTCCCCTACCAGGACGGTATTGCCCCCGAATGGCCGATCAAATACGTAGACTGGGAGCCTTACTACACAGAGGCCGAACATCTATACCATGTCCATGGCGACCAGCAAGCCGACCCCACCGAACCTAAACATAGCAAGGCCTATCCTTATCCAGCCGTAGAACATCCATCGATCATTTCACCTAGCGTTGAGCTACTCAAAGGAGAAGGGCTTTCACCTACCTCACTACCTATCAGCCTCACCGGTCAAAAAGATGACCCCACCGGAGACTCAGAAGTCTTTGGTATTGATTTAGCCATCAAACATGACAACGTCACTCTAAAAACGTCTGCTAGAGTCGTCAGTTTACATACCAACCCTACTGGAACTGAAGTCAAAGCCGTAGAAGTAGAAATTGGTGACCACTCAATCTTGTTTAGGGCGGATATTGTTGTTCTTGCCTGTGGCGCAGTTAACTCTGCCGCGATTATGCTTGACTCTGCGAACGACAAGCATCCTCATGGACTAGCCAATAGTTCCGATCAGTTAGGTCGAAACCTAATGAAGCACTTGATGACCGTCATCGTAGAACGAGACTCAGTTAAAAACGATGGCACATTCATGCCCAGCGTCAGCGTCAACGATTTTTATTGGAGTGACCTGCGCGACTTTGACTATCCATTGGGCCATATTGAGAATAGCGGCGGCCTGCTTCAAGATCTTATCTTTGCAGAATCTCCTCCATTGCTTTCAGTCCTAGCCAGATTCCTACCCGATGCCGGCCTCAATCGCCTAGCCAAGCGTTCAATCGGCTGGTGGGCCCAAACGAGCGTACTACCAGACCCTAACAATCGTGTTTACTGGCAAACTCTTTCTCGCTATGGTCGACCTAAGAAAAAGCTCCGCTACGAATTCACACCAAACAACCTAGAAGCACACGACCGTCTCGTCTATCGCTGGATGGGCGTACTCAAAGACCTTGAAAACACTGGTCAGGGTCTACGACAAAGCACCGTCTATCCACGCGGTGAAACACCAGTCCAAGTCACAGGTTATCAGTGTGGTACCGCTCGTATGGGCACAGATCCAGCTACTTCTGTACTAGATCTCAACTGTCGCACTCACGAAATTGATAATCTTTATGTTGTCGACAGTAGCTTCTTCCCCTCATGCGCCAGCGTCAGCCCAGCCTTAACAGTGATGGCAAATGCCCTGCGAGTCGGAGAACATCTCACGGAACGCATGAAGTAG